One genomic region from Tripterygium wilfordii isolate XIE 37 chromosome 20, ASM1340144v1, whole genome shotgun sequence encodes:
- the LOC119986977 gene encoding uncharacterized protein LOC119986977, which produces MAFSFFTYKFQWKLNNGNTSRQRFREETPEIRVGWLQKCRRNRPLMRETSSVQSVNKGTWAYNHRPNPQPSLFQHLSIGDGSVILKQRDSERCAFISRLEFSGWPDSNGQEKREIMRCAHSASLWNSSTGKFKASAFCSHPSTSSWSSMSLIVQQFGFCRSSGELEGIKLISLGYNEIAYASSGCCYKKKKKKVILIFLVGELLVNCSIIGMVKLTVLT; this is translated from the exons ATGGCTTTCAGTTTTTTCACTTACAA GTTTCAATGGAAGCTAAACAATGGAAATACCTCTCGTCAAAGGTTTAGAGAGGAAACGCCGGAGATTAGAGTGGGATGGCTGCAGAAATGCCGTCGAAATCGTCCGTTGATGAGAGAAACTTCTTCTG TCCAATCAGTGAATAAAGGAACTTGGGCTTATAACCATAGGCCCAATCCTCAACCCTCTCTCTTTCAGCATCTCAGCATCGGTGATGGAAGTGTCATTCTCAAGCAGAGAGATTCAGAGAGGTGTGCGTTTATCAGTAGACTTGAATTCTCTGGGTGGCCGGATTCCAACGGCCAAGAGAAGAGAGAAATCATGAGATGTGCTCATTCTGCTTCCCTTTGGAATTCATCTACCGGGAAATTCAAAGCCTCTGCGTTCTGCTCTCATCCGTCTACCAGCAGCTGGTCTTCTATGTCCTTGATTGTTCAACAATTCGGATTTTGCAGATCTTCAGGAGAACTAGAAGGGATAAA GTTAATTTCTCTAGGATACAATGAAATTGCCTATGCGTCTAGTGGCTgttgttataaaaaaaaaaaaaaaaaagtgatcttgatttttcttgttGGTGAATTGTTGGTGAATTGTTCTATTATTGGGATGGTGAAATTGACTGTGCTAACTTGA
- the LOC119987070 gene encoding laccase-1, with translation MEVYYQQYCRVFMVAIILLLLIVLPSGSSSPATTRRLHFSLEWKEVTRLCHTKSLLTVNGQYPGPTIAVHEGDNVEIKVTNRIDQNTTLHWHGIRQLRTGWADGPAYVTQCPIRGGQSYTYKFTVIDQRGTLLWHAHYAWQRASVYGAFIIYPRMPYPFSPRVQADFPIIFGEWWNENPDEVEIDMMKTGAGPVISQAYTINGLPGPLFPCSTKDTFIYTVEPGKTYLLRIINAALNDELFFSVSRHMLTVVETDAVYTKPFKTKAVMVAPGQTTTVLLTADQVPDSTGMFVMAARAYLTSVFPFNNSTTTGYLRYKNIGTGKFNIPATPTSLQLDNLPAMEDHKFATQFAFKLRSLATPRYPCRVPKTIDKRIVTTIGLQLQDCPANKPCKGFNGKRYLASMNNQSFVRPFTSLLESHYKNQSKGGFNSDFPEKPPHEFNYTGIDPVKENMNTEFGTKLIVVPYGTSIEIVLQDQNFLNPENHPIHVHGHNFFIVGRGFGNFDVKKDPVNYNLVDPPERNTVAVPMGGWAAIRIKADNPGVWFIHCHLEEHTSWGLATGFIVKDGPHPSQSLLPPPDDLPSC, from the exons ATGGAGGTTTATTACCAGCAATATTGCAGGGTTTTCATGGTGGCAATAATACTACTGCTCTTGATAGTACTGCCTTCTGGTTCTTCATCCCCGGCGACGACTCGCCGCCTtcattttagt CTTGAATGGAAGGAGGTGACTCGTTTGTGTCACACAAAGTCACTTCTAACAGTGAATGGACAATATCCAGGACCAACTATTGCTGTTCATGAAGGTGATAATGTTGAAATTAAGGTCACAAACCGTATTGACCAGAATACTACCTTGCACTG GCATGGAATAAGGCAGCTGAGAACAGGATGGGCAGATGGTCCAGCATATGTGACACAATGCCCAATCAGAGGAGGCCAATCTTATACATACAAGTTCACTGTTATAGACCAAAGAGGCACCCTCTTGTGGCATGCTCACTATGCTTGGCAAAGAGCTTCTGTCTATGGTGCTTTCATCATCTACCCTCGCATGCCCTATCCATTCTCCCCCAGAGTCCAAGCTGATTTCCCCATCATAtttg GTGAATGGTGGAATGAGAATCCAGATGAAGTAGAAATTGATATGATGAAAACTGGAGCTGGACCTGTTATTTCTCAAGCTTACACTATTAATGGCTTGCCAGGACCTCTCTTTCCTTGCTCTACCAAAG ATACCTTCATCTACACAGTCGAACCGGGGAAGACGTACTTGCTTAGAATCATCAACGCAGCGCTGAACGATGAACTTTTCTTCTCCGTATCAAGGCACATGTTGACAGTTGTGGAGACTGATGCAGTGTACACAAAACCATTCAAAACCAAAGCTGTTATGGTTGCACCAGGACAGACCACAACTGTTCTACTCACTGCAGACCAAGTCCCTGACTCCACAGGCATGTTTGTAATGGCAGCCAGAGCTTATCTAACTTCAGTTTTCCCCTTCAACAATTCCACCACAACCGGCTATTTAAGGTATAAAAATATAGGTACTGGAAAGTTTAACATACCAGCTACTCCAACTAGTCTTCAATTGGACAATCTTCCTGCAATGGAAGACCATAAGTTTGCCACACAATTTGCTTTCAAGCTTCGAAGCCTTGCGACTCCTCGGTACCCATGTAGAGTCCCCAAAACAATCGACAAGCGAATCGTCACAACAATAGGCCTTCAACTTCAAGACTGCCCTGCTAATAAACCCTGCAAAGGATTCAATGGTAAGAGATACCTTGCTTCCATGAACAACCAGTCATTTGTtcgtccattcacatctttactggAATCACATTACAAAAACCAGAGCAAGGGAGGCTTCAATTCTGATTTCCCCGAAAAGCCACCTCATGAATTCAATTATACTGGCATTGATCCAGTGAAGGAGAACATGAACACTGAATTTGGGACTAAACTTATAGTGGTTCCATATGGTACCAGCATAGAAATAGTTCTACAAGACCAGAACTTTCTTAACCCAGAGAACCACCCAATTCATGTCCATGGACACAACTTCTTCATTGTTGGAAGAGGGTTTGGAAACTTTGATGTCAAGAAGGATCCTGTAAACTACAACCTTGTTGATCCTCCAGAGAGAAACACAGTGGCTGTTCCAATGGGGGGATGGGCTGCAATAAGAATTAAAGCAGACAATCCAGGTGTCTGGTTCATACATTGTCATCTTGAAGAACATACTTCATGGGGTCTGGCTACAGGATTCATAGTGAAAGATGGTCCACACCCTTCTCAGTCATTGCTTCCTCCTCCTGATGATCTTCCATCTTGTTGA